From Symphalangus syndactylus isolate Jambi chromosome 17, NHGRI_mSymSyn1-v2.1_pri, whole genome shotgun sequence, one genomic window encodes:
- the CALCOCO1 gene encoding calcium-binding and coiled-coil domain-containing protein 1 isoform X2 — MEESPLSRAPSRGGVNFLNVARTYIPNTKVECHYTLPPGTMPSASDWIGIFKVEAACVRDYHTFVWSSVPESTTDGSPIHTSVQFQASYLPKPGAQLYQFRYVNRQGRVCGQSPPFQFREPRPMDELVTLEEADGGSDILLVVPKATVLQNQLDESQQERNDLMQLKLQLEGQVTELRSRVQELERALATARQEHTELMEQYKGISRSHGEITEERDILSRQQGDHVARILELEDDIQTISEKVLTKEVELDRLRDTVKALTREQEKLLGQLKEVQADKEQSEAELQVAQQENHRLNLDLKEAKSWQEEQSAQAQRLKDKVAQMKDTLGQAQQRVAELEPLKEQLRGAQELAASSQQKATLLGEELASAAAARDRTIAELHRSRLEVAEVNGRLAELGLHLKEEKCQWSKERAGLLQSVEAEKDKILKLSAEILRLEKAVQEERTQNQVFKTELAREKDSSLVQLSESKRELTELRSALRVLQKEKEQLQEEKQELLEYMRKLEARLEKVADEKWNEDATTEDEEAAAGLSCPAALTDSEDESPEDMRLPSYGLCERGDPGSSPAGPREASPLVVISQPAPISPHLSGPAEDSSSDSEAEDEKSVLMAAVQSGGEEANLLLPELGSAFYDVASGFTVGPLSETSTGGPATPTWKECPICKERFPAESDKDALEDHMDGHFFFSTQDPFTFE, encoded by the exons ATGGAAGAATCACCACTAAGCCGGGCACCATCCCGTGGTGGAGTCAACTTTCTGAATGTAGCCCGGACCTACATCCCCAACACCAAGGTGGAATGTCACTACACCCTTCCCCCAGGCACCATGCCCAGTGCCAGTGACTGGATTGGCATCTTCAAG GTGGAGGCTGCCTGTGTTCGGGATTACCACACATTTGTGTGGTCTTCCGTGCCTGAAAGTACAACTGATGGTTCCCCCATTCACACCAGTGTCCAGTTCCAAG CCAGCTACCTGCCCAAACCAGGAGCTCAGCTCTACCAGTTCCGATATGTGAACCGCCAGGGCCGGGTGTGTGGGCAGAGCCCTCCTTTCCAGTTCCGAGAGCCAAGGCCCATGGATGAACTGGTGACTCTGGAGGAGGCTGATGGGGGCTCTGACATCCTGCTGGTTGTCCCCAAGGCAACTGTGTTACAG AACCAGCTCGATGAGAGCCAGCAAGAACGGAATGACCTGATGCAGCTGAAGCTGCAGCTGGAGGGACAGGTGACAGAGCTGAGGAGCCGAGTGCAGGAGCTCGAGAGGGCTCTGGCAACTGCCAGGCAGGAGCACACGGAGCTGATGGAACAGTACAAG GGGATTTCCCGGTCCCATGGGGAGATCACAGAAGAGAGGGACATCCTGAGCCGGCAACAGGGAGACCATGTGGCACGCATCCTGGAGCTAGAGGATGACATCCAGACCATCAGTGAGAAAGTGCTGACGAAGGAAGTGGAGCTGGACAG GCTTAGAGACACAGTGAAGGCCCTGACTCGGGAACAAGAGAAGCTCCTTGGGCAACTGAAAGAAGTACAAGCAGACAAGGAGCAAAGCGAG GCTGAGCTCCAAGTGGCACAACAGGAGAACCATCGCTTAAATTTGGACCTGAAGGAAGCCAAGAGCTGGCAAGAGGAGCAGAGTGCTCAGGCCCAGCGACTGAAAGACAAGGTGGCCCAGATGAAGGACACCCTAGGCCAGGCCCAGCAGCGGGTG GCTGAGCTGGAGCCCTTGAAGGAGCAGCTTCGAGGGGCCCAGGAGCTTGCAGCCTCAAGCCAGCAGAAAGCCACCCTTCTTGGGGAGGAGTTGGCCAGCGCAGCAGCAGCCAGGGACCGCACCATAGCCGAACTACACCGCAGCCGCCTGGAAGTGGCTGAAGTTAACGGCAGGCTGGCTGAGCTCGGTTTGCatttgaaggaagaaaaatgccAATGGAGCAAGGAGCGGGCAGGGCTGCTGCAGAGTGTGGAG GCAGAGAAGGACAAGATCCTGAAGCTGAGTGCAGAGATACTTCGATTGGAGAAGGCAGTTCAGGAGGAGAGGACCCAAAACCAAGTGTTCAAGACTGAGCTGGCCCGGGAAAAGGATTCTAGCCTG GTACAGTTGTCAGAAAGTAAGCGGGAGCTGACAGAGCTGCGGTCAGCCCTGCGTGTGCTCCAGAAGGAAAAGGAGCAGTTACAGGAGGAGAAGCAG GAATTGCTAGAGTACATGAGAAAGCTAGAGGCCCGCCTGGAGAAGGTGGCAGATGAGAAGTGGAATGAGGATGCCACCACAGAGGATGAGGAGGCCGCTGCGGGGCTGA GCTGCCCGGCAGCTCTGACAGACTCAGAGGACGAGTCCCCAGAAGACATGAGGCTCCCATCCTATGGCCTTTGTGAGCGTGGAGACCCAGGCTCCTCTCCTGCTGGGCCTCGAGAGGCTTCTCCCCTTGTTGTCATCAGTCAGCCGGCTCCCATTTCTCCTCACCTCTCTGGGCCAGCTGAGGACAGTAGCTCTGACTCG GAGGCTGAAGATGAGAAGTCAGTCCTGATGGCAGCTGTGCAGAGTGGGGGTGAGGAGGCCAACTTGCTGCTTCCTGAACTGGGCAGTGCCTTCTATGACGTGGCCAG TGGCTTTACAGTGGGTCCCCTGTCAGAAACCAGCACTGGGGGCCCTGCCACCCCCACATGGAAGGAGTGTCCTATCTGTAAGGAGCGCTTTCCTGCTGAGAGTGACAAGGATGCCCTGGAGGACCACATGGATGGACACTTCTTTTTCAGCACCCAGGACCCCTTCACCTTTGAGTGA
- the CALCOCO1 gene encoding calcium-binding and coiled-coil domain-containing protein 1 isoform X3, translated as MEESPLSRAPSRGGVNFLNVARTYIPNTKVECHYTLPPGTMPSASDWIGIFKVEAACVRDYHTFVWSSVPESTTDGSPIHTSVQFQASYLPKPGAQLYQFRYVNRQGRVCGQSPPFQFREPRPMDELVTLEEADGGSDILLVVPKATVLQNQLDESQQERNDLMQLKLQLEGQVTELRSRVQELERALATARQEHTELMEQYKGISRSHGEITEERDILSRQQGDHVARILELEDDIQTISEKVLTKEVELDRLRDTVKALTREQEKLLGQLKEVQADKEQSEAELQVAQQENHRLNLDLKEAKSWQEEQSAQAQRLKDKVAQMKDTLGQAQQRVAELEPLKEQLRGAQELAASSQQKATLLGEELASAAAARDRTIAELHRSRLEVAEVNGRLAELGLHLKEEKCQWSKERAGLLQSVEAEKDKILKLSAEILRLEKAVQEERTQNQVFKTELAREKDSSLVQLSESKRELTELRSALRVLQKEKEQLQEEKQELLEYMRKLEARLEKVADEKWNEDATTEDEEAAAGLSCPAALTDSEDESPEDMRLPSYGLCERGDPGSSPAGPREASPLVVISQPAPISPHLSGPAEDSSSDSAEDEKSVLMAAVQSGGEEANLLLPELGSAFYDVASGFTVGPLSETSTGGPATPTWKECPICKERFPAESDKDALEDHMDGHFFFSTQDPFTFE; from the exons ATGGAAGAATCACCACTAAGCCGGGCACCATCCCGTGGTGGAGTCAACTTTCTGAATGTAGCCCGGACCTACATCCCCAACACCAAGGTGGAATGTCACTACACCCTTCCCCCAGGCACCATGCCCAGTGCCAGTGACTGGATTGGCATCTTCAAG GTGGAGGCTGCCTGTGTTCGGGATTACCACACATTTGTGTGGTCTTCCGTGCCTGAAAGTACAACTGATGGTTCCCCCATTCACACCAGTGTCCAGTTCCAAG CCAGCTACCTGCCCAAACCAGGAGCTCAGCTCTACCAGTTCCGATATGTGAACCGCCAGGGCCGGGTGTGTGGGCAGAGCCCTCCTTTCCAGTTCCGAGAGCCAAGGCCCATGGATGAACTGGTGACTCTGGAGGAGGCTGATGGGGGCTCTGACATCCTGCTGGTTGTCCCCAAGGCAACTGTGTTACAG AACCAGCTCGATGAGAGCCAGCAAGAACGGAATGACCTGATGCAGCTGAAGCTGCAGCTGGAGGGACAGGTGACAGAGCTGAGGAGCCGAGTGCAGGAGCTCGAGAGGGCTCTGGCAACTGCCAGGCAGGAGCACACGGAGCTGATGGAACAGTACAAG GGGATTTCCCGGTCCCATGGGGAGATCACAGAAGAGAGGGACATCCTGAGCCGGCAACAGGGAGACCATGTGGCACGCATCCTGGAGCTAGAGGATGACATCCAGACCATCAGTGAGAAAGTGCTGACGAAGGAAGTGGAGCTGGACAG GCTTAGAGACACAGTGAAGGCCCTGACTCGGGAACAAGAGAAGCTCCTTGGGCAACTGAAAGAAGTACAAGCAGACAAGGAGCAAAGCGAG GCTGAGCTCCAAGTGGCACAACAGGAGAACCATCGCTTAAATTTGGACCTGAAGGAAGCCAAGAGCTGGCAAGAGGAGCAGAGTGCTCAGGCCCAGCGACTGAAAGACAAGGTGGCCCAGATGAAGGACACCCTAGGCCAGGCCCAGCAGCGGGTG GCTGAGCTGGAGCCCTTGAAGGAGCAGCTTCGAGGGGCCCAGGAGCTTGCAGCCTCAAGCCAGCAGAAAGCCACCCTTCTTGGGGAGGAGTTGGCCAGCGCAGCAGCAGCCAGGGACCGCACCATAGCCGAACTACACCGCAGCCGCCTGGAAGTGGCTGAAGTTAACGGCAGGCTGGCTGAGCTCGGTTTGCatttgaaggaagaaaaatgccAATGGAGCAAGGAGCGGGCAGGGCTGCTGCAGAGTGTGGAG GCAGAGAAGGACAAGATCCTGAAGCTGAGTGCAGAGATACTTCGATTGGAGAAGGCAGTTCAGGAGGAGAGGACCCAAAACCAAGTGTTCAAGACTGAGCTGGCCCGGGAAAAGGATTCTAGCCTG GTACAGTTGTCAGAAAGTAAGCGGGAGCTGACAGAGCTGCGGTCAGCCCTGCGTGTGCTCCAGAAGGAAAAGGAGCAGTTACAGGAGGAGAAGCAG GAATTGCTAGAGTACATGAGAAAGCTAGAGGCCCGCCTGGAGAAGGTGGCAGATGAGAAGTGGAATGAGGATGCCACCACAGAGGATGAGGAGGCCGCTGCGGGGCTGA GCTGCCCGGCAGCTCTGACAGACTCAGAGGACGAGTCCCCAGAAGACATGAGGCTCCCATCCTATGGCCTTTGTGAGCGTGGAGACCCAGGCTCCTCTCCTGCTGGGCCTCGAGAGGCTTCTCCCCTTGTTGTCATCAGTCAGCCGGCTCCCATTTCTCCTCACCTCTCTGGGCCAGCTGAGGACAGTAGCTCTGACTCG GCTGAAGATGAGAAGTCAGTCCTGATGGCAGCTGTGCAGAGTGGGGGTGAGGAGGCCAACTTGCTGCTTCCTGAACTGGGCAGTGCCTTCTATGACGTGGCCAG TGGCTTTACAGTGGGTCCCCTGTCAGAAACCAGCACTGGGGGCCCTGCCACCCCCACATGGAAGGAGTGTCCTATCTGTAAGGAGCGCTTTCCTGCTGAGAGTGACAAGGATGCCCTGGAGGACCACATGGATGGACACTTCTTTTTCAGCACCCAGGACCCCTTCACCTTTGAGTGA
- the CALCOCO1 gene encoding calcium-binding and coiled-coil domain-containing protein 1 isoform X1 codes for MEESPLSRAPSRGGVNFLNVARTYIPNTKVECHYTLPPGTMPSASDWIGIFKVEAACVRDYHTFVWSSVPESTTDGSPIHTSVQFQASYLPKPGAQLYQFRYVNRQGRVCGQSPPFQFREPRPMDELVTLEEADGGSDILLVVPKATVLQNQLDESQQERNDLMQLKLQLEGQVTELRSRVQELERALATARQEHTELMEQYKGISRSHGEITEERDILSRQQGDHVARILELEDDIQTISEKVLTKEVELDRLRDTVKALTREQEKLLGQLKEVQADKEQSEAELQVAQQENHRLNLDLKEAKSWQEEQSAQAQRLKDKVAQMKDTLGQAQQRVAELEPLKEQLRGAQELAASSQQKATLLGEELASAAAARDRTIAELHRSRLEVAEVNGRLAELGLHLKEEKCQWSKERAGLLQSVEAEKDKILKLSAEILRLEKAVQEERTQNQVFKTELAREKDSSLVQLSESKRELTELRSALRVLQKEKEQLQEEKQELLEYMRKLEARLEKVADEKWNEDATTEDEEAAAGLSCPAALTDSEDESPEDMRLPSYGLCERGDPGSSPAGPREASPLVVISQPAPISPHLSGPAEDSSSDSEAEDEKSVLMAAVQSGGEEANLLLPELGSAFYDVASTIFCRAQIALLPLSPASTPSPTTSGFTVGPLSETSTGGPATPTWKECPICKERFPAESDKDALEDHMDGHFFFSTQDPFTFE; via the exons ATGGAAGAATCACCACTAAGCCGGGCACCATCCCGTGGTGGAGTCAACTTTCTGAATGTAGCCCGGACCTACATCCCCAACACCAAGGTGGAATGTCACTACACCCTTCCCCCAGGCACCATGCCCAGTGCCAGTGACTGGATTGGCATCTTCAAG GTGGAGGCTGCCTGTGTTCGGGATTACCACACATTTGTGTGGTCTTCCGTGCCTGAAAGTACAACTGATGGTTCCCCCATTCACACCAGTGTCCAGTTCCAAG CCAGCTACCTGCCCAAACCAGGAGCTCAGCTCTACCAGTTCCGATATGTGAACCGCCAGGGCCGGGTGTGTGGGCAGAGCCCTCCTTTCCAGTTCCGAGAGCCAAGGCCCATGGATGAACTGGTGACTCTGGAGGAGGCTGATGGGGGCTCTGACATCCTGCTGGTTGTCCCCAAGGCAACTGTGTTACAG AACCAGCTCGATGAGAGCCAGCAAGAACGGAATGACCTGATGCAGCTGAAGCTGCAGCTGGAGGGACAGGTGACAGAGCTGAGGAGCCGAGTGCAGGAGCTCGAGAGGGCTCTGGCAACTGCCAGGCAGGAGCACACGGAGCTGATGGAACAGTACAAG GGGATTTCCCGGTCCCATGGGGAGATCACAGAAGAGAGGGACATCCTGAGCCGGCAACAGGGAGACCATGTGGCACGCATCCTGGAGCTAGAGGATGACATCCAGACCATCAGTGAGAAAGTGCTGACGAAGGAAGTGGAGCTGGACAG GCTTAGAGACACAGTGAAGGCCCTGACTCGGGAACAAGAGAAGCTCCTTGGGCAACTGAAAGAAGTACAAGCAGACAAGGAGCAAAGCGAG GCTGAGCTCCAAGTGGCACAACAGGAGAACCATCGCTTAAATTTGGACCTGAAGGAAGCCAAGAGCTGGCAAGAGGAGCAGAGTGCTCAGGCCCAGCGACTGAAAGACAAGGTGGCCCAGATGAAGGACACCCTAGGCCAGGCCCAGCAGCGGGTG GCTGAGCTGGAGCCCTTGAAGGAGCAGCTTCGAGGGGCCCAGGAGCTTGCAGCCTCAAGCCAGCAGAAAGCCACCCTTCTTGGGGAGGAGTTGGCCAGCGCAGCAGCAGCCAGGGACCGCACCATAGCCGAACTACACCGCAGCCGCCTGGAAGTGGCTGAAGTTAACGGCAGGCTGGCTGAGCTCGGTTTGCatttgaaggaagaaaaatgccAATGGAGCAAGGAGCGGGCAGGGCTGCTGCAGAGTGTGGAG GCAGAGAAGGACAAGATCCTGAAGCTGAGTGCAGAGATACTTCGATTGGAGAAGGCAGTTCAGGAGGAGAGGACCCAAAACCAAGTGTTCAAGACTGAGCTGGCCCGGGAAAAGGATTCTAGCCTG GTACAGTTGTCAGAAAGTAAGCGGGAGCTGACAGAGCTGCGGTCAGCCCTGCGTGTGCTCCAGAAGGAAAAGGAGCAGTTACAGGAGGAGAAGCAG GAATTGCTAGAGTACATGAGAAAGCTAGAGGCCCGCCTGGAGAAGGTGGCAGATGAGAAGTGGAATGAGGATGCCACCACAGAGGATGAGGAGGCCGCTGCGGGGCTGA GCTGCCCGGCAGCTCTGACAGACTCAGAGGACGAGTCCCCAGAAGACATGAGGCTCCCATCCTATGGCCTTTGTGAGCGTGGAGACCCAGGCTCCTCTCCTGCTGGGCCTCGAGAGGCTTCTCCCCTTGTTGTCATCAGTCAGCCGGCTCCCATTTCTCCTCACCTCTCTGGGCCAGCTGAGGACAGTAGCTCTGACTCG GAGGCTGAAGATGAGAAGTCAGTCCTGATGGCAGCTGTGCAGAGTGGGGGTGAGGAGGCCAACTTGCTGCTTCCTGAACTGGGCAGTGCCTTCTATGACGTGGCCAG CACCATCTTCTGCAGAGCCCAAATTGCCCTGCTTCCCCTCTCTCCTGCCTCTACCCCTTCCCCAACCACCAG TGGCTTTACAGTGGGTCCCCTGTCAGAAACCAGCACTGGGGGCCCTGCCACCCCCACATGGAAGGAGTGTCCTATCTGTAAGGAGCGCTTTCCTGCTGAGAGTGACAAGGATGCCCTGGAGGACCACATGGATGGACACTTCTTTTTCAGCACCCAGGACCCCTTCACCTTTGAGTGA